A single region of the Gossypium arboreum isolate Shixiya-1 chromosome 12, ASM2569848v2, whole genome shotgun sequence genome encodes:
- the LOC108478650 gene encoding uncharacterized protein LOC108478650 isoform X3 codes for MPFWELGLELKEAKARFESAGVKLIAIGVGTPNKARLLAERLPFPMDCLYADPNREAYDILGLYYGFGRTFFNPASVVQTKVFSRFESLQEAVKNYTIEATPDETSSVLQQLPMIQFPRERRKKLKSLTNSSKFPLGVF; via the exons ATGCCCTT CTGGGAACTTGGTTTAGAATTGAAAGAAGCAAAAGCAAGATTTGAATCAGCTGGAGTTAAACTGATTGCAATCGGCGTTGGTACACCTAACAAAGCACGTTTGCTTGCAGAACGG CTACCATTTCCAATGGATTGCCTTTACGCTGATCCAAACCGAGAG GCATATGATATTTTGGGCCTATATTATGGCTTTGGTCGTACATTTTTCAACCCAGCAAGT GTCGTGCAGACTAAAGTGTTTTCAAGATTTGAGTCCCTGCAAGAAGCTGTAAAAAACTACACAATTGAGGCCACCCCTGACGAAACAAGTAGTGTACTGCAACAG CTACCGATGATCCAGTTTCCTCGAGAGCGAAGGAAAAAGCTTAAGTCACTGACGAATAGTTCAAAATTTCCT CTAGgtgtattttga
- the LOC108478650 gene encoding uncharacterized protein LOC108478650 isoform X1, which produces MPFWELGLELKEAKARFESAGVKLIAIGVGTPNKARLLAERLPFPMDCLYADPNREAYDILGLYYGFGRTFFNPASVVQTKVFSRFESLQEAVKNYTIEATPDETSSVLQQLPMIQFPRERRKKLKSLTNSSKFPVSITITQLIIYFSFYFHC; this is translated from the exons ATGCCCTT CTGGGAACTTGGTTTAGAATTGAAAGAAGCAAAAGCAAGATTTGAATCAGCTGGAGTTAAACTGATTGCAATCGGCGTTGGTACACCTAACAAAGCACGTTTGCTTGCAGAACGG CTACCATTTCCAATGGATTGCCTTTACGCTGATCCAAACCGAGAG GCATATGATATTTTGGGCCTATATTATGGCTTTGGTCGTACATTTTTCAACCCAGCAAGT GTCGTGCAGACTAAAGTGTTTTCAAGATTTGAGTCCCTGCAAGAAGCTGTAAAAAACTACACAATTGAGGCCACCCCTGACGAAACAAGTAGTGTACTGCAACAG CTACCGATGATCCAGTTTCCTCGAGAGCGAAGGAAAAAGCTTAAGTCACTGACGAATAGTTCAAAATTTCCTGTAAGTATCACCATAACTcaacttattatttatttttccttttattttcattgTTAG
- the LOC108478650 gene encoding uncharacterized protein LOC108478650 isoform X2, whose amino-acid sequence MPFWELGLELKEAKARFESAGVKLIAIGVGTPNKARLLAERLPFPMDCLYADPNREAYDILGLYYGFGRTFFNPASTKVFSRFESLQEAVKNYTIEATPDETSSVLQQLPMIQFPRERRKKLKSLTNSSKFPVSITITQLIIYFSFYFHC is encoded by the exons ATGCCCTT CTGGGAACTTGGTTTAGAATTGAAAGAAGCAAAAGCAAGATTTGAATCAGCTGGAGTTAAACTGATTGCAATCGGCGTTGGTACACCTAACAAAGCACGTTTGCTTGCAGAACGG CTACCATTTCCAATGGATTGCCTTTACGCTGATCCAAACCGAGAG GCATATGATATTTTGGGCCTATATTATGGCTTTGGTCGTACATTTTTCAACCCAGCAAGT ACTAAAGTGTTTTCAAGATTTGAGTCCCTGCAAGAAGCTGTAAAAAACTACACAATTGAGGCCACCCCTGACGAAACAAGTAGTGTACTGCAACAG CTACCGATGATCCAGTTTCCTCGAGAGCGAAGGAAAAAGCTTAAGTCACTGACGAATAGTTCAAAATTTCCTGTAAGTATCACCATAACTcaacttattatttatttttccttttattttcattgTTAG
- the LOC108478650 gene encoding uncharacterized protein LOC108478650 isoform X5 yields the protein MPFWELGLELKEAKARFESAGVKLIAIGVGTPNKARLLAERLPFPMDCLYADPNREAYDILGLYYGFGRTFFNPASVVQTKVFSRFESLQEAVKNYTIEATPDETSSVLQQGCLCSKVTTVICS from the exons ATGCCCTT CTGGGAACTTGGTTTAGAATTGAAAGAAGCAAAAGCAAGATTTGAATCAGCTGGAGTTAAACTGATTGCAATCGGCGTTGGTACACCTAACAAAGCACGTTTGCTTGCAGAACGG CTACCATTTCCAATGGATTGCCTTTACGCTGATCCAAACCGAGAG GCATATGATATTTTGGGCCTATATTATGGCTTTGGTCGTACATTTTTCAACCCAGCAAGT GTCGTGCAGACTAAAGTGTTTTCAAGATTTGAGTCCCTGCAAGAAGCTGTAAAAAACTACACAATTGAGGCCACCCCTGACGAAACAAGTAGTGTACTGCAACAG GGATGTTTGTGTTCAAAGGTAACAACTGTTATATGCTCATAA
- the LOC108478650 gene encoding uncharacterized protein LOC108478650 isoform X4 yields MPFWELGLELKEAKARFESAGVKLIAIGVGTPNKARLLAERLPFPMDCLYADPNREAYDILGLYYGFGRTFFNPASVVQTKVFSRFESLQEAVKNYTIEATPDETSSVLQQEGCLCSKVTTVICS; encoded by the exons ATGCCCTT CTGGGAACTTGGTTTAGAATTGAAAGAAGCAAAAGCAAGATTTGAATCAGCTGGAGTTAAACTGATTGCAATCGGCGTTGGTACACCTAACAAAGCACGTTTGCTTGCAGAACGG CTACCATTTCCAATGGATTGCCTTTACGCTGATCCAAACCGAGAG GCATATGATATTTTGGGCCTATATTATGGCTTTGGTCGTACATTTTTCAACCCAGCAAGT GTCGTGCAGACTAAAGTGTTTTCAAGATTTGAGTCCCTGCAAGAAGCTGTAAAAAACTACACAATTGAGGCCACCCCTGACGAAACAAGTAGTGTACTGCAACAG GAGGGATGTTTGTGTTCAAAGGTAACAACTGTTATATGCTCATAA
- the LOC108478650 gene encoding uncharacterized protein LOC108478650 isoform X6 gives MPFWELGLELKEAKARFESAGVKLIAIGVGTPNKARLLAERLPFPMDCLYADPNREAYDILGLYYGFGRTFFNPASTKVFSRFESLQEAVKNYTIEATPDETSSVLQQEGCLCSKVTTVICS, from the exons ATGCCCTT CTGGGAACTTGGTTTAGAATTGAAAGAAGCAAAAGCAAGATTTGAATCAGCTGGAGTTAAACTGATTGCAATCGGCGTTGGTACACCTAACAAAGCACGTTTGCTTGCAGAACGG CTACCATTTCCAATGGATTGCCTTTACGCTGATCCAAACCGAGAG GCATATGATATTTTGGGCCTATATTATGGCTTTGGTCGTACATTTTTCAACCCAGCAAGT ACTAAAGTGTTTTCAAGATTTGAGTCCCTGCAAGAAGCTGTAAAAAACTACACAATTGAGGCCACCCCTGACGAAACAAGTAGTGTACTGCAACAG GAGGGATGTTTGTGTTCAAAGGTAACAACTGTTATATGCTCATAA